A window from Thermoflexus sp. encodes these proteins:
- a CDS encoding CRISPR-associated protein Cas4 has protein sequence MDPEREEDLWDLLRQAMRLSEDDFERLKVGGLKMNYLRVCPRKLWLFAHQVRLEADAEAVALGRLTHERAYRDRPRRSMILENRIAIDVLEDEGTLLEVKHAPTFVEAARLQLRYYLYFLARRGVHLRGELRFPRQRRRETVTLDAAAVAEVEAALAEIARIEALPTPPAVPWMPACRRCAYAPLCWG, from the coding sequence ATGGATCCGGAGCGGGAAGAGGATCTGTGGGATCTGCTCCGCCAGGCGATGCGCCTGAGCGAGGATGATTTCGAGCGGCTGAAGGTCGGCGGGCTCAAGATGAACTACCTGCGGGTCTGCCCGCGCAAGCTCTGGCTCTTCGCCCATCAGGTCCGCCTGGAGGCCGATGCGGAAGCGGTGGCCCTGGGGCGGCTCACCCACGAGCGGGCTTATCGCGACCGGCCCCGCCGGAGCATGATCCTGGAGAACCGGATCGCCATCGATGTCCTGGAGGACGAGGGGACCCTCCTCGAGGTCAAGCACGCGCCGACTTTTGTGGAAGCCGCGCGCCTCCAGCTGCGCTACTATCTCTACTTCCTGGCCCGGCGAGGGGTTCACCTCCGTGGGGAGCTGCGGTTCCCCCGCCAGCGCCGACGGGAGACGGTGACCCTGGACGCGGCGGCAGTGGCCGAGGTGGAGGCGGCGCTCGCCGAGATCGCCCGCATCGAAGCCCTCCCCACCCCGCCCGCCGTCCCCTGGATGCCCGCCTGTCGCCGGTGCGCCTACGCGCCCCTGTGCTGGGGATAG